In Arachis hypogaea cultivar Tifrunner chromosome 17, arahy.Tifrunner.gnm2.J5K5, whole genome shotgun sequence, a single window of DNA contains:
- the LOC112765723 gene encoding receptor-like protein 9DC3, translated as MKNVVHAEVGRVLSYMNSRFYSAISYETQAEYANSLIATVKGVSRAYTKIPAIFAYIDLSENKFEGEIPNVIGEVHALIALNLSHNKLIGSIPQSVGYLTELESLDLSSNMLTGRIPNELTNLNFLGFLNLSSNHLVGLIPRGKQFDTFREDSYQGNMGLCGFPLSIQCNKNLEEEPLSSGTNQAEEKFGFGWEPVAIGYVYGTEEC; from the coding sequence ATGAAGAATGTTGTTCATGCTGAAGTGGGAAGAGTTTTGAGTTACATGAATAGTCGCTTTTACTCTGCAATAAGTTATGAAACTCAAGCAGAGTATGCTAACTCATTGATAGCAACAGTTAAAGGGGTGAGCAGAGCTTACACAAAAATTCCAGCCATCTTTGCATATATTGATTTGTCAGAGAACAAATTTGAAGGAGAGATTCCAAATGTTATTGGAGAGGTTCATGCACTCATAGCACTCAACCTTTCCCATAACAAACTCATTGGTTCTATTCCTCAATCCGTGGGATATTTGACAGAACTTGAATCATTGGACCTCTCATCAAATATGCTCACAGGTCGGATCCCAAATGAATTGACCAATCTAAACTTTCTTGGATTCTTGAATCTTTCCAGCAACCATCTTGTAGGACTAATACCACGAGGAAAACAGTTTGATACATTTCGAGAGGATTCCTACCAAGGGAACATGGGGTTATGTGGATTTCCGTTGTCAATACAATGCAACAAGAACCTTGAAGAAGAACCTTTATCCTCTGGAACAAATCAAGCTGAAGAGAAATTTGGATTTGGTTGGGAGCCAGTGGCAATAGGATATGTATATGGAACTGAGGAGTGCTAG
- the LOC112765824 gene encoding uncharacterized protein: protein MSIQPKTEPGSPPILSSTSNKSLETMSIPELIQILRVKWQKEDYDRVEEVLVEREKKLKTKAGQLEEKFQLQSLARIDAEDKLKKKEQECEKVQGLYETLFKGVKESGLDKATIENLRKKNKELECENLKLLELKKKCEVDGNAFDELRKKVAELEAEKKNNLDTITELNDKNGKLVDEKLKSDCKFLELLDRVVKLEESAKFLMSNASFDGEHDINEADDPGFPSKVKEEVKELNDEVNDGSLPLQHKDFHQSYGAAAAEGGSKLQNIIEISDSDNDDDDIPISRVTQAKTTESRKRKLPFSQSCSDSRSGSFG, encoded by the exons ATGTCAATTCAACCAAAAACCGAACCTGGGTCACCCCCCATTCTCTCATCAACCAGTAACAAAAGCTTGGAGACGATGAGCATTCCTGAGCTCATTCAAATTCTTCGAGTTAAGTGGCAAAAAGAGGATTATGACAGAGTTGAAGAGGTTTTGgtagaaagagagaaaaaacttAAAACCAAGGCTGGTCAACTTGAAGAGAAGTTTCAGCTTCAGAGTCTAGCAAGGATTGATGCTGAGGataaattgaagaagaaagagcAAGAGTGTGAGAAGGTACAGGGGCTTTATGAGACGTTGTTTAAAGGAGTGAAGGAAAGTGGGTTGGACAAGGCAACCATTGAGAATTtgaggaagaagaacaaagagttaGAGTGTGAGAATCTTAAGTTGTTGGAGTTGAAGAAGAAATGTGAGGTTGATGGCAATGCTTTTGATGAATTAAGGAAGAAAGTGGCCGAGTTAGAGGCTGAAAAGAAGAATAATTTGGATACCATTACTGAGTTGAATGATAAGAATGGGAAGTTGGTGGACGAGAAATTGAAGTCTGATTGTAAGTTTTTGGAATTGCTTGATAGGGTTGTGAAATTGGAGGAAAGTGCAAAGTTTTTGATGAGTAATGCTTCTTTTGATGGAGAGCATGATATTAATGAAGCTGATGATCCTGGTTTTCCTTCTAAAGTCAAAGAAGAAGTGAAGGAGTTGAATGATGAAGTTAATGATGGTTCTCTTCCTTTGCAACACAAAGATTTTCATCAATCTTATGGTGCTGCAGCTG CTGAGGGAGGATCCAAATTGCAAAATATCATCGAGATCAGTGACAGcgacaatgatgatgatgatatccCTATTTCACGAGTAACGCAAGCAAAAACTACTGAATCACGCAAAAGAAAGCTCCCATTCTCACAATCTTGTTCTGACAGTAGGAGTGGTAGTTTTGGTTAA
- the LOC112766476 gene encoding desmethyl-deoxy-podophyllotoxin synthase codes for MEHHHYSSSSSLPFFLFSLIIFILFISQLLKLLDKKSKVTSKKKEKLPPGPWTLPLIGSIHHLVGKSLPHHRMRDLAKKYGPLMHFKLGEASIMVVSSPEVAKEVFKTFDINFAERPRHLGADILTYGSTNIATARYGGYWKQLRRICSMELLSPKRVSSFKSIREEEVMNLITWISDNTESCVNLSEKVASLTSAITARAIFGEKCKDQEQFISLLKNLGKIVERVFVVFSLFPSHTWLHYISGAKRETEKVHKNFDIVIKNIIKNKIIRMKNNEDDEDKSHTVDLLSILLNIVEDHGAYEYPMTINNVKAIVFDLYGAGIETSSAVIEWTISELVKNPEAMARAQEEVRKAFGTKESSSSSSSSLENLTYLKAVIKETMRLHPPFPLLLPRECRETCEINGYTIAAGSQVIVNAWAIGRDPNHWGGEEDAERFRPERFLECSIDYKGCDVEFIPFGAGRRICPGIYFAVSSIEICVAQLLYYFDWKVPKNGDIEGELDMTEYFGSTARRKNDLILVPIPWNSSNNN; via the exons ATGGAGCATCATCActactcctcatcatcatccttacccttctttctATTTTCGTTAATAATCTTCATCCTTTTCATATCACAACTTCTCAAATTGTTAGATAAGAAATCCAAAGTCACAAGCAAGAAAAAAGAGAAGCTTCCTCCGGGGCCATGGACACTACCTCTAATCGGTAGCATACACCACTTAGTTGGAAAATCTCTACCCCATCATCGTATGAGAGACTTAGCAAAAAAATATGGTCCTCTCATGCACTTTAAACTCGGTGAAGCATCAATCATGGTAGTTTCTTCTCCAGAAGTTGCCAAAGAAGTATTTAAAACCTTTGATATCAACTTTGCCGAAAGACCTAGACATTTGGGTGCAGATATCTTGACCTATGGTTCCACCAACATAGCCACCGCGCGATACGGTGgctattggaagcaactaagaaGAATATGCTCAATGGAACTTCTTAGCCCTAAGCGTGTGAGTTCGTTCAAATCAATAAGGGAAGAAGAGGTAATGAATTTGATAACATGGATTTCTGATAATACTGAATCTTGTGTTAATCTTAGTGAGAAAGTTGCTTCTTTGACAAGTGCAATCACTGCTAGGGCAATTTTTGGAGAAAAGTGTAAGGATCAAGAACAATTCATTTCATTGTTGAAGAATCTTGGAAAGATTGTGGAACGTGTTTTTGTTGTATTTAGTCTTTTTCCGTCTCACACATGGCTCCATTATATAAGTGGAGCGAAACGCGAGACGGAAAAGGtgcataaaaattttgatattgtaattaaaaatattataaaaaataaaataataaggatgAAAAATAATGAGGATGATGAGGATAAATCTCACACGGTGGATCTTCTTTCTATTCTCCTAAATATTGTGGAAGATCATGGAgcttatgaatatcctatgacaATCAACAATGTCAAAGCTATTGTTTTT GATCTATATGGTGCCGGAATTGAAACATCATCTGCAGTGATAGAATGGACAATTTCTGAGCTAGTGAAGAATCCAGAAGCAATGGCAAGAGCTCAAGAAGAGGTTAGAAAAGCTTTTGGCACCAaagaatcatcatcatcatcatcatcatctcttgAGAATCTAACATATCTAAAAGCAGTTATCAAAGAGACAATGAGATTACACCCTCCATTTCCTTTACTCCTTCCAAGAGAATGCAGAGAGACATGTGAGATCAACGGCTACACCATAGCCGCCGGCAGCCAAGTGATAGTAAATGCATGGGCGATCGGAAGAGATCCTAATCATTGGGGTGGCGAAGAAGATGCTGAGAGATTCCGTCCCGAAAGGTTTCTAGAATGTTCCATTGATTACAAAGGTTGTGATGTTGAGTTCATACCCTTTGGTGCTGGGAGGAGGATATGTCCAGGCATTTATTTCGCTGTTTCAAGCATTGAAATTTGCGTTGCACAACTTTTGTATTATTTCGATTGGAAAGTTCCAAAAAATGGAGACATTGAAGGAGAATTGGATATGACTGAATATTTTGGGAGCACGGCAAGAAGGAAGAATGATCTTATCTTAGTTCCCATTCCATGGAATAGtagtaataataactaa
- the LOC112764431 gene encoding desmethyl-deoxy-podophyllotoxin synthase: MMEFHFSSFSIILQSPIIIIILISLILKLGRKRFKTNGRASSNNLPPGPWKLPILGSIHHLIGDLPHRRLTKLSKKHGPIIHMQLGETPAIVISSPEIAKELFKTHDTAFAQRPQFPAIEALTYGWTDLAFSPYGNFWKQVRKICTVELLSAKRVRSFKFIRMEEVSSLVRSVSMNVGSSINLTEMFLNMSYSIIARATFGKKTKDQDAYVSIIKETLTSSSLAFGVSNLFPSQKWLHVISGVERKVKEMHRTCDRVLDDIIDEATSKIDGDGDGTLLGILLKLKENGACEFQLTNDNIKAILQDMLIAGGETTSLTVEWIFSEMLKNPRVLKKAQAEVRKVFGNKDFVDEMGLEELKFLKAVIKESMRLHPPTPVLLPKECLKCCEINGYTIPVGTQVFVNVWAIGRDPKYWSEAERFYPERFLDSEIDYKGSHFEFIPFGAGKRMCPGISFAEPNIELPLAQLLYYFDWELPWGISHENFDMTEDLGSTMRRKNELFVIPIVHHNVPLE; this comes from the exons ATGATGGAGTTTCATTTCTCATCATTCTCTATCATCCTTCAAAGTCCTATTATCATTATCATCTTAATCTCTTTGATCCTCAAGTTGGGAAGAAAGAGATTCAAAACTAATGGCAGAGCATCAAGTAATAATCTTCCACCAGGGCCATGGAAGCTACCAATTCTCGGAAGCATCCACCATCTCATCGGCGATCTTCCACACCGCCGCCTAACAAAACTATCCAAAAAACATGGCCCCATAATCCACATGCAGCTCGGAGAGACACCAGCCATAGTCATTTCTTCACCGGAGATCGCCAAAGAGCTCTTCAAAACCCATGACACCGCCTTCGCTCAACGGCCTCAGTTTCCCGCCATTGAAGCTCTAACTTATGGTTGGACAGATCTTGCGTTTTCGCCATACGGAAACTTCTGGAAGCAGGTAAGGAAGATTTGCACGGTCGAATTGTTGAGCGCCAAGCGCGTTAGATCGTTCAAGTTCATAAGAATGGAAGAGGTTTCAAGCTTAGTAAGATCTGTCTCCATGAACGTTGGTTCATCCATCAACCTCACTGAGATGTTCTTGAACATGTCATACAGCATCATAGCGAGAGCCACATTCGGAAAGAAAACGAAGGATCAAGACGCATATGTTtcaatcatcaaggaaactttAACATCTTCGTCACTTGCTTTTGGTGTTAGTAACTTGTTTCCTTCTCAGAAATGGTTGCATGTGATTAGTGGAGTGGAACGTAAAGTGAAGGAGATGCATAGAACATGTGATAGGGTTCTTGATGATATCATTGATGAAGCAACATCAAAGATAGATGGAGATGGAGATGGTACTCTTCTGGGTATTCTTTTGAAACTCAAAGAAAATGGTGCTTGTGAATTTCAATTGACAAATGACAATATTAAAGCTATTCTTCAG GACATGTTAATTGCGGGAGGTGAAACTACATCTTTAACTGTGGAATGGATTTTCTCTGAGATGCTAAAAAATCCAAGAGTGCTGAAGAAAGCACAAGCAGAAGTTAGGAAAGTTTTCGGCAACAaag ATTTTGTTGATGAGATGGGTCTTGAAGAATTGAAATTTCTAAAAGCAGTGATTAAAGAAAGTATGAGACTACACCCTCCAACTCCAGTGTTACTTCCAAAAGAGTGTCTTAAATGTTGTGAGATTAATGGATATACAATACCAGTTGGAACTCAAGTGTTTGTAAATGTATGGGCAATTGGAAGAGATCCAAAATATTGGAGTGAAGCTGAGAGATTCTATCCTGAGAGATTCTTGGATAGTGAAATTGATTACAAAGGATCCCATTTTGAATTCATCCCATTTGGTGCAGGGAAAAGAATGTGTCCTGGCATTTCATTTGCTGAACCTAATATTGAACTTCCACTTGCACAATTGTTGTATTATTTTGATTGGGAACTTCCCTGGGGAATTAGTCATGAGAATTTTGACATGACTGAAGATTTAGGCAGTACTATGAGAAGGAAAAATGAGCTATTTGTGATTCCCATTGTCCACCATAATGTGCCACTTGAATAA
- the LOC112765823 gene encoding uncharacterized protein, which translates to MISNIPYLTVLSKQSFCFRQRKGNNFFEPHFPFSSKFESFALIMSIQPKTEPGSPPILSSTSNKSWETMSIPELIQILRIKWQKEYYDRVEEVLVAREEKLKTKVGQLEEKFQVQSLATIDAEKVQGLYEALFKEVKESGLDKETIENLRKKNKELECENRKLLELKNKCEVDGNAVDELRKKVAELEAEKKNNLDTTTELNDENGKLVDEKIEDQPIARKKNFSLKRKRAEIDTQKNTIVDLINFKVAGKKISLGEIEKFIKNQKELHGYKRNIDPLSMWSEHFPFMLMADEYGQCSTDVKLVHDVDDVGIAQYLQVIGGRLLSIGRTQELKHASDTFDKKSMEKLMQENLEKEKKFRVALEQIELKDEKMKGLMEKMLQLEEKEKKLDEDKVDLQTKVMELTMEKKSLETDKENHGFEMFIFGFDRAVEQVRFIAPTLDFAVMDPCKVVINGQLVDDDQDQESESEDVAVS; encoded by the exons ATGATCTCCAATATCCCTTATCTGACAGTGTTGTCAAAGCAATCATTTTG CTTCAGACAAAGAAAAGGCAATAACTTTTTCGAACCCCACTTCCCGTTTTCTTCAAAGTTCGAATCTTTTGCCCTTATCATGTCAATTCAACCAAAAACCGAACCTGGGTCACCCCCCATTCTCTCATCAACCAGCAACAAAAGCTGGGAGACGATGAGCATTCCTGAACTCATTCAAATTCTTCGAATTAAGTGGCAAAAAGAGTATTATGACAGAGTTGAAGAGGTTTTGGTAGCAAGAGAGGAAAAACTTAAAACCAAGGTTGGTCAACTTGAAGAGAAGTTTCAGGTTCAGAGTCTAGCTACGATTGATGCTGAGAAGGTACAAGGGCTTTATGAGGCGTTGTTTAAGGAAGTGAAGGAAAGTGGATTGGATAAGGAAACCATTGAGAACTTGAGGAAGAAGAACAAGGAGTTAGAGTGCGAGAATCGCAAGTTGTTGGAGTTGAAGAACAAATGTGAAGTTGATGGCAATGCTGTTGATGAATTAAGGAAGAAAGTGGCTGAGTTAGAGGCTGAAAAGAAGAATAATTTGGATACCACTACTGAGTTGAATGATGAGAATGGAAAGTTGGTAGATGAGAAAATAGAGGATCAGCCTATTGCTCGCAAGAAAAATTTTAgcttgaaaagaaaaagagcggAGATTGATACTCAGAAGAATACAATTGTAGATCTGATCAACTTTAAAGTTGCGGGAAAAAAGATTAGTTTGGGAGAGATAGAAAAGTTTATCAAAAATCAAAAAGAACTTCATGGGTACAAGAGAAATATTGATCCTTTATCCATGTGGAGTGAGCACTTTCCTTTTATGTTAATGGCTGATGAGTATGGACAATGTTCTACTGATGTAAAATTAGTTCATGATGTGGATGATGTTGGTATAGCTCAATACTTACAG gttaTTGGAGGTCGATTGTTATCTATTGGTCGAACTCAAGAATTAAAACATGCAAGTGATACTTTTGACAAGAAAAGTATGGAAAAACTTATGCAGGAGAAtctagaaaaagagaagaaattccGGGTCGCTTTAGAACAGATAGAATTAAAAGATGAAAAAATGAAAGGTTTGATGGAGAAGATGTTACAATTAGAGGAAAAGGAGAAAAAATTAGATGAAGATAAAGTCGATTTGCAGACAAAAGTGATGGAGTTGACGATGGAGAAGAAGAGTTTGGAGACTGACAAGGAGAATCATGGATTTGAAATGTTTATCTTTGGGTTTGATAGAGCTGTGGAACAGGTGAGGTTTATTGCGCCAACATTGGACTTTGCTGTCATGGATCCATGCAAGGTGGTCATTAATGGTCAGCTGGTTGATGATGATCAGGATCAAGAGAGTGAGAGTGAAGATGTGGCAGTCTCTTGA
- the LOC112765944 gene encoding small ribosomal subunit protein uS10c has product MAMISSLSAALLPPLSLSTSSSSLSSNPKFASLCFQSGNTFKLRTPKLLHSSTRVYAAPEVLDSEEPLDVPPETLGDDESEATTFQVGDSDTRTTSSISIGGDPDMMAPKQKIRIKLRSYWVPLIEDSCKQILDAARNTNAKTMGPVPLPTKKRIYCVLKSPHVHKDARFHFEIRTHQRLIDILYPTAQTIDSLMQLDLPAGVDVEVKL; this is encoded by the exons ATGGCGATGATTTCTTCTCTCTCTGCGGCACTACttcctcctctttctctctctacctcTTCCTCCTCGCTCTCTTCCAACCCAAAGTTTGCGTCTTTGTGCTTTCAATCTGGTAACACCTTCAAGCTCAGAACCCCTAAGCTGCTTCACTCATCAACTAGGGTTTATGCCGCGCCTGAAGTTTTGGATTCTGAGGAACCGCTAGACGTACCTCCAGAAACCCTTGGCGATGATGAATCTGAGGCGACCACCTTTCAG GTTGGAGATTCAGACACTCGTACCACTTCCTCAATTAGCATTGGTGGTGATCCAGATATG ATGGCGCCTAAGCAGAAGATTAGAATCAAACTTAGGTCTTACTGGGTGCCCTTGATAGAGGATTCTTGCAAGCAGATACTAGATGCAGCAAGGAATACCAATGCAAAAACCATGGGTCCTGTACCATTGCCAACGAAGAAGAGAATTTATTGTGTTCTTAAATCGCCACATGTACATAAGGATGCTCGATTCCATTTTGAGATCAGAACACATCAGCGTCTCATTGATATTTTGTATCCTACAGCACAAACAATAGATTCTCTGATGCAGCTTGATCTTCCTGCTGGTGTGGATGTAGAGGTCAAGCTCTGA
- the LOC112764430 gene encoding serine acetyltransferase 1, chloroplastic, which yields MVLMAGRSLTSFVNPTPTQFSLLFLLNPKFLTCHTPFSPLTPLPSPKTLPSKSSASFSASIDASSSTLTKNNSRGFSRIFRNNFTDGVCKYQVKTLQTTPTFVEEVQENEAVDLWPKMKEEAELDVTEEPILNSYYQSSILSHDSLESALANHLANRLSSASLPSNTLFDLFVGILKSDQEIMDSVKEDLKAVNERDPACISHVHCFLNFKGFLACQSHRVAHKLWLQGRKVLAVMIQNRVSEVFAVDIHPGAKIGSGILLDHATGLVVGETAVIGNNVSILHSVTLGGTGKASGDRHPKIGDGVLIGAGTCILGNIKVGECAKIGAGSVVIKDVPPRTTVVGNPAKLIGGKNNPVKLDKMPSFTMDHTSNITEFYDYCI from the coding sequence ATGGTGCTCATGGCAGGACGCTCCCTCACTTCCTTTGTCAACCCAACACCAACCcaattctctcttctttttcttctcaatcCAAAGTTCTTAACTTGCCACACCCCTTTTTCTCCTCTCACTCCTCTTCCTTCACCTAAAACCTTGCCTTCTAAGTCTTCTGCTTCTTTTTCTGCTTCAATTGATGCTTCAAGTTCAACGTTGACCAAAAATAACTCAAGGGGTTTCTCCAGAATCTTCAGAAACAATTTCACTGATGGTGTTTGCAAGTACCAGGTGAAAACTCTTCAGACTACCCCTACTTTTGTTGAGGAAGTTCAAGAAAATGAAGCTGTGGATCTATGGCCGAAGATGAAGGAAGAGGCTGAACTTGATGTAACTGAGGAACCTATTCTGAATAGTTACTACCAATCTTCAATTCTGTCTCATGATTCATTGGAATCTGCTTTGGCCAATCACCTTGCTAACAGATTAAGCAGTGCAAGCCTTCCAAGTAACACACTCTTTGAtctttttgttgggatcttgaaATCTGACCAAGAAATCATGGATTCTGTGAAGGAAGATCTCAAAGCAGTTAACGAAAGAGACCCTGCTTGCATAAGCCATGTGCATTGCTTCTTGAACTTCAAAGGCTTCTTAGCATGCCAATCTCATAGAGTTGCTCATAAGCTATGGCTTCAAGGAAGAAAAGTCTTGGCAGTTATGATCCAGAACCGAGTTTCCGAGGTTTTCGCAGTAGATATTCATCCCGGTGCTAAGATTGGAAGTGGGATTCTGCTTGATCATGCAACTGGATTAGTGGTTGGTGAAACTGCAGTGATTGGTAACAATGTGTCAATTTTGCATAGTGTGACTTTGGGTGGAACTGGTAAAGCTTCTGGTGATAGGCATCCAAAGATTGGTGATGGGGTTTTGATTGGTGCAGGGACTTGTATTTTGGGGAACATTAAGGTTGGTGAATGTGCTAAGATTGGTGCTGGTTCTGTGGTGATTAAGGATGTTCCTCCTAGGACTACTGTTGTTGGGAATCCTGCTAAATTGATTGGAGGCAAGAACAACCCTGTTAAGCTGGACAAGATGCCTAGCTTCACCATGGATCATACTTCAAATATTACTGAATTTTATGATTACTGTATTTAG
- the LOC112765822 gene encoding cytochrome P450 71D11, with protein MCVVSGKGGGVSLNPYSVVRSFKGKHELREIRILYSAMEFRFSSSPMVLSLIIIISISLILKLRKRLIKTNRKASSKNLPPGPWKLPIFGSLHHLLGGLPHRRLTELSKKHGSLMHIQLGETSVIVISSPEISKQILKTHDTAFAQRPQIVAAEAVTYGYITFTLSPYGDYWKRIRRICTQELLSAKRVRSFQSIRNEEVSRLVRSVSRNIGSVINLSDTLLNMTYSITAKATLGSKSGDQEAFISYMKRILRTNENFNVSNIFPSQKWLHRINGAMRELEDMHRTSDRILDDIIAAAKSKTGNADGTLLSFLLSLEADNCTPEFQFSRNNVKALLQDMLLAGSETSSSTMEWVFSEMLKNPRVLKKAQAEIREVFGNKGYVDENDLGELQFLKAIIKESMRLHPPGGALLPRECRETCEINGYTIPAGTQVLVNSWAIGRDPKYWNEAEKFYPERFLDSEIDYKGSHFEFIPFGAGKRMCPGMLFALPNIELPLAQLLYYFDWDLPFGVSHENLDMIEDFGITMRRKNDLFVVPISHHHLPFE; from the exons ATGTGTGTTGTTAGTGGGAAGGGTGGTGGTGTGAGCTTGAATCCGTACTCAGTTGTAAGAAGCTTCAAGGGCAAACATGAATTAAGAGA aaTTCGAATATTGTATTCTGCCATGGAGTTTCGTTTCTCATCATCTCCCATGGTGCTAAGTCTTATCATCATCATTTCAATATCTTTGATcctaaaattgagaaagagacTCATCAAAACTAACCGCAAAGCCTCCTCAAAGAATCTTCCACCAGGGCCATGGAAGCTTCCAATTTTCGGCAGCTTACACCATCTCCTCGGTGGTCTTCCACACCGCCGCCTAACAGAGTTGTCCAAGAAACATGGCTCCTTGATGCATATTCAGCTCGGAGAGACATCAGTCATCGTTATTTCTTCCCCGGAGATCTCGAAACAGATCTTGAAAACACATGACACCGCCTTCGCTCAACGGCCTCAAATCGTCGCCGCCGAAGCTGTAACTTACGGTTACATCACCTTCACGCTTTCACCCTATGGAGACTACTGGAAGCGCATAAGGAGAATTTGCACGCAAGAATTGCTCAGCGCAAAGCGCGTGCGATCGTTTCAATCCATAAGAAACGAAGAAGTTTCTAGATTAGTAAGATCTGTTTCTAGAAACATCGGTTCTGTTATCAACCTTAGCGATACGCTTCTCAATATGACGTATAGCATTACTGCGAAGGCGACGTTGGGTTCAAAAAGCGGTGACCAGGAAGCGTTTATTTCTTACATGAAGAGGATTTTGAGAACGAATGAGAATTTCAATGTTAGTAACATCTTCCCTTCCCAAAAGTGGCTGCATAGGATTAACGGAGCCATGCGTGAATTGGAGGATATGCATAGAACAAGTGATAGAATTCTTGATGATATCATTGCTGCAGCAAAATCCAAGACTGGTAATGCAGATGgcactcttctctcttttcttttgagTCTCGAAGCAGATAACTGCACCCCTGAATTTCAATTCTCAAGAAACAACGTTAAAGCTCTTCTTCAG GACATGCTACTTGCTGGGAGTGAGACATCATCTTCAACTATGGAATGGGTTTTTTCAGAGATGCTAAAAAATCCAAGAGTGCTAAAAAAGGCACAAGCAGAAATTAGAGAAGTTTTCGGTAACAAAG GTTATGTGGACGAGAATGATCTTGGGGAACTTCAATTTCTAAAAGCAATTATTAAAGAAAGTATGAGACTACATCCTCCAGGTGGTGCTTTACTTCCAAGAGAATGTCGTGAAACTTGTGAGATCAATGGATACACAATACCAGCAGGAACCCAAGTGCTTGTGAATTCATGGGCAATTGGAAGAGATCCCAAGTATTGGAATGAAGCAGAGAAATTCTATCCTGAGAGGTTCTTGGATAGTGAAATTGACTACAAAGGATCCCATTTTGAATTCATCCCATTTGGTGCAGGAAAGAGAATGTGTCCTGGCATGTTATTTGCTCTACCAAACATTGAACTTCCACTTGCACAATTACTATACTATTTTGATTGGGATCTTCCCTTTGGAGTTAGTCATGAGAATTTGGACATGATAGAAGATTTTGGCATTACTATGAGAAGGAAAAATGATCTATTTGTGGTTCCTATTTCACATCATCATTTGccatttgaataa